A genome region from Mytilus edulis unplaced genomic scaffold, xbMytEdul2.2 SCAFFOLD_115, whole genome shotgun sequence includes the following:
- the LOC139507643 gene encoding elongation factor Tu-like: MSNVVRRAFLYSIRTLYKQSLINFTSNYPRNLLTTRNYTKKNDEAETPGKPHCNVGTIGHIDHGKTTLTAAITKVLSDYGKAKFVQFEDIDKAELERKRGITINTCHVGYETDLRHYAHTDCPGHIDYIKNMINGTSQMDGAILVVAASEGTMPQTREHVLLAKQIGINKLVVFLNKIDLVDDELAELVELEVRELLEEYGYDSENTPVVRGSALKALKGDKSGHDSILKLMEAVDKYIDIPFRDLSKPFILPVEHVFSARGRGTVAVGTLRDGIIKKGQQAQILGEGVTHKTAVSDIEVFKKSVTECQAGDNVGVLMRGIKSNIVTRGMFLCEPNAFSQHDAFEAKIYVLTRAEGGRTKPITDKYMQLLYTNYFTVQSCILVPEETKMIMPGEVVNITMLARKSMVFEVGTRFTVRELQRTTVTGVVTKLLPRTDIEIIGFNKQNMKTTYVIESGNQTVRSKRLARKSKN; the protein is encoded by the coding sequence ATGTCGAACGTAGTTCGCCGAGCATTTCTTTACAGTATTCGTACATTATATAAACAATCACTAATTAATTTTACGTCAAATTACCCGAGAAATCTTCTAACCACCAGGAATTATACGAAAAAAAATGACGAAGCTGAAACTCCAGGGAAACCGCATTGTAATGTTGGTACAATAGGTCACATTGACCATGGCAAGACAACATTAACAGCAGCTATTACAAAAGTTTTGTCCGATTACGGTAAAGCAAAATTTGTGCAGTTTGAGGATATTGACAAAGCAGAGTTAGAAAGAAAACGTGGTATAACAATAAATACATGTCATGTTGGTTATGAAACCGACCTTCGTCATTATGCACACACTGATTGTCCGGGTCACATTGATTACATTAAGAACATGATTAATGGCACCTCTCAAATGGACGGGGCAATACTTGTCGTTGCTGCATCAGAAGGCACAATGCCACAAACTAGAGAGCATGTGTTATTAGCAAAACAGATAGGAATAAATAAATTAGTAGTTTTCTTGAACAAAATTGACTTGGTTGATGATGAACTTGCAGAGCTCGTTGAACTTGAGGTTAGGGAATTACTTGAAGAATATGGATATGATTCAGAAAATACTCCAGTTGTCAGGGGTTCAGCATTGAAAGCTTTGAAAGGGGATAAATCTGGACATGATTCTATATTAAAACTGATGGAAGCTGTAGATAAATACATTGATATTCCATTTCGTGATTTATCAAAACCATTTATTTTACCAGTTGAACATGTGTTTTCAGCCAGAGGAAGAGGAACAGTAGCAGTTGGGACACTCAGAGATGGAATTATAAAGAAAGGACAGCAAGCTCAAATACTTGGAGAAGGAGTAACACATAAAACAGCGGTATCTGATATTGAAGTTTTCAAAAAATCTGTAACAGAATGCCAAGCGGGAGATAATGTTGGTGTTCTCATGAGAGGTATCAAAAGTAATATTGTAACAAGAGGAATGTTTTTATGTGAACCAAATGCATTTTCTCAGCATGATGCTTTTGAGGCAAAAATTTATGTGCTAACACGTGCTGAAGGAGGACGGACAAAACCGATCACTGACAAGTACATGCAGTTACTGTATACCAATTATTTTACAGTACAATCTTGCATATTAGTACCAGAGGAGACAAAAATGATTATGCCTGGTGAAGTTGTAAATATAACAATGTTGGCTAGAAAGTCCATGGTTTTTGAAGTTGGGACAAGATTTACAGTAAGAGAGCTACAAAGGACAACTGTGACAGGGGTAGTTACAAAGTTGCTGCCAAGAACTGATATAGAAATTATTGGTTTCAATaagcaaaatatgaaaacaacttATGTAATTGAAAGTGGAAACCAAACTGTTAGATCGAAACGATTAGCTAGAAAATCAAAGAATTAG
- the LOC139507645 gene encoding probable ATP-dependent DNA helicase RecS: MAEQKLEQAIGKVLLNFNIDTLKLEQRKMLDALLSSKDCIGVLPTGYGKSLPYQMLVSIKRELGIDDAKVVVCSPLVALMQDQTQRLRNIPGIKAEYTGSSAAANENILMGHFDYLFSSPEILVGDKDWREKLQRFKVSTIVVDEFHTIATWGEKEDESKQAFRKWFSYIGELRSLFPDASILALSATCTKQISKRVLKVLQLDPNAVEIRISPNKPNIKLVVNKILNTVEMAMCWLVDGLCDKALPKTMIYCTSIKDAANIYAYISTEIPNCKEVQMFHSETSPDSKKRIMECLKDPTSSIKVVIATSALGMGIDMIGFSNVIIYGAPKTIVDLIQEIGRVGRDGKEAVALLLHNSYHLRDVETEVKDLFKATECRRISLLAPFMSKTELEEEKKTTGLHSCCDLCASKCLCGSCKTTELEKLFKMIASSSEDPCDTSSDEDTESYDLFDYLDSVDLSLIMDLDLD; encoded by the exons ATGGCGGAACAGAAGTTAGAACAAGCGATTGgcaaagtattattaaatttcaacATAGATACACTGAAATTGGAACAAAGAAAGATGCTGGATGCATTACTGTCAAGTAAAGATTGCATTGGAGTGTTACCAACGGGTTACGGGAAGTCTCTACCATATCAGATGCTAGTATCAATCAAGCGGGAATTGGGTATTGACGATGCCAAAGTGGTTGTATGCAGTCCTTTGGTTGCACTAATGCAGGATCAAACCCAACGTTTGAGGAATATTCCTGGCATCAAAGCAGAATACACAG gaAGCAGTGCTGCTGCCAATGAAAACATTCTAATGGGACACTTTGACTATTTATTTTCGTCACCTGAGATCCTTGTTGGAGACAAAGACTGGAGAGAAAAATTACAACGTTTCAAGGTTTCCACAATTGTTGTTGATGAATTCCATACAATTGCAACTTG GGGTGAAAAGGAAGATGAAAGTAAACAGGCATTTAGAAAATGGTTTTCTTACATTGGAGAGTTGAGATCGCTGTTTCCAGATGCATCTATCTTGGCGCTTAGTGCCACATGCACGAAACAGATTTCAAAGAGGGTATTGAAAGTTTTGCAGTTAGATCCAAATGCAGTTGAAATAAGGATTTCTCcaaataaaccaaatataaaGCTTGTTGTGAACAAAATATTGAATACCGTAGAAATGGCCATGTGCTGGTTAGTTGATGGACTCTGTGACAAAGCTTTACCCAAAACAATGATATATTGTACATCAATCAAGGATGCAGCTAACATTTATGCATATATATCAACggaaattccaaattgtaaagaAGTCCAGATGTTCCATTCTGAAACTTCGCCTGACAGTAAAAAAAGAATAATGGAATGTTTAAAAGATCCAACAAGTAGTATTAAAGTTGTGATAGCAACAAGCGCCTTAGGAATGGGTATAGATATGATTGGCTTTTCCAATGTCATAATTTATGGTGCACCAAAAACTATAGTAGATCTTATTCAAGAAATTGGTCGTGTAGGGCGTGATGGAAAAGAGGCAGTTGCACTTCTTCTTCATAATTCCTACCATTTGAGAGATGTTGAGACTGAGGTTAAAGATCTATTTAAGGCAACTGAATGTCGCAGAATTTCATTATTGGCACCTTTTATGTCAAAAACAGAACTTGAAGAAGAGAAAAAAACTACAGGTTTACATTCCTGTTGTGACTTGTGTGCTTCTAAATGTCTATGTGGGTCATGCAAGACAACAGAATTAGAAAAGCTTTTCAAGATGATCGCTAGTAGTAGTGAAGACCCTTGTGATACCTCCTCTGATGAAGACACTGAATCTTATGATTTGTTTGACTATTTAGACAGTGTAGACTTATCACTAATAATGGATCTAGATTTAGATTAG